The genomic window GCTAAATCATGTACAATCCTGACTGTGACTCATCagtgcttgaattttttttttctgggttacttgcagtaatttttttctttgaccaagAACTTCTGGATTCTGGATATAATGTTCCTGAAAGTTTTCTTTAGAGGAGGCTTTCTTTCAGATGGTGccgagtgaatttttttttaaatttgctcctGATTCAAAGAGATCTGGACAATttccttttaagatttcttgaaatatgatgcctaggttcttttttggtcattacTTTCAGACAGTCCAAtggtttttatattctttttccttgatctgttttccaggtcagttagtTAAACTATGAAAtgtcttacattttcttcttttttttccagtttttttgatttggtatttatttttatctagttAAAAATCATTGGCTTTtatttggtccattctaatttttatggaGTTTGTTGCTTGAGCAAGGTTTTATATCTCTTGGgtcaagctgttaattctctttccaattttttccccatagttcttatttcttttctatttttttcctataatgccttcatttcatttatttaaaaaattatattttttactcTTAACCTTACCTTTTCCATAAATTCCAGTTCAATTTATAaccaatttctgttttcttttgaaactttACTCTTAGATATTTTGGGAGTCATTATTTTCTTCTGGACTTATGCCTCAAGGGTCCCCATTACCATAGTAGTATTCatttatagtgtgtgtgtgtgtgtgtgtgtgtgtgtgtgtgtgtgtgtgtgtgtgtgtgtatgtttcctCACTCTTCCTGACTACATCCTAACTTTAGACTTTATTTTAAGGTCAGGATCTGTATACTTCTAGAGGGAATGTCTGGGCTGGGCCTGCTGTATctttggaagaggagagagggaatatTAAATTAAGTACTGTATTATTTCAGAATCTCAGAAATAGTTCAGTCAGGAAAACTTTAAGCTTGTAGTTCTCTCAAAATGGTCTGAATCAGGACAAAGCCCGATCAATTGCCTTATTGATCTGAGTTCTACACGTTTTTGACTTGGTTTCTAGCCTGAACAATTGATTTGGAATTTCAATAGATGACTGCTGGACTCACCTACTATTAGTCAACTGGAAAATTCTGCTGGTCATGTGACAAAACTACAGACTCTCTCTTTGGTCTGGGATTCCAGACTTGCTTATTCTCTGCAGACTTCAGCTTGGTCTGGAGTCTAAAACTAATATCTCTTTCCCCTCTTGAGGCTCAAGACACACAATGCATGCTTgcttctgaatttattttctgaTCAGTATATAGCCTAGGGCCTGTAACCATTTCTCACCCTGGAATGCTATTCCTAGGTATAAGTTTACATCTTGGTCCACTGTGGATTTACAACCTGGGACTACTAAATGAGAGATCTGCTagttagcactttttttttttggtggtttttttatattaattttataattataacattttttgacagtacatatgcataggtaattttttttttttttacagcattatcccttgtactcccttctgttccgaatttttcccctccttccctctaccccctcccctagatggcaggtattcccatacatattaaatatcttatagtatatgctgggacaatacatatgtgcagaaccaaattttgttgttgttgttgttgcaaaggaagaattgtattcggaaggtaaaaataatctgggaagaaaaacaaacaaacaaaaaaatgctcactcattttcccagtgttccttctctgggggtagctgattctgtccatcattgatcaattggaattggattagctcctctctatgttgaagatatccacttccatcagaatacatcctcatacagtattgttgttgaagtgtatagtgatctcctagttctgctcgtttcacttagcgtcagttcatctaagtctctccaggcttttctgaaatcatcctgctgatcatttcttacagaacaataatattccataacattcatataccataatttattcagccatactccaattgatgggcatctgtacattttccagtttctggccactacaaaaagggctgccacaaacattttggcacatacaggtccctttcccttctttaaaatctctttggaatataagcccagtagtagcactgctgggtcaaagggtatgcacattttgataactttttggacataattccagattgctctccagaatggttggattctttcacagttccaccaacaatgcatcagtgtcccagttttcccacatcccctccaacattcatcattatttgttcctgtcatcttaaccactctgacaggtgtgtaatgatatctcagagttgtcttaatttgcatttctctgatcaatagtcatttggaacactctttcatatgagtggaaatagtttcaatttcatcatctgaaaattgtctgttcatatcctttgacgatttatcaattggagaatggtttgatttcttataaattagagtcaattctctgtatattttggagatgaggccttgatcagaccctttaactgtaaaaaatgttttcccaatttattacttcccttctaatcttgtttgcattagttttgtttgtgcaaaagctttttaatttgatgtaatcaaaattttctattttgtgatcaataatgatctctagttctcctttggacacaaattccttcctcctccacaagtttgagaggtaaactatcctatgttcctctaatttatttatgatttcgttctttatgcctaaatcttggacccattttgatctaatcttagtatgtggtgttaaatgtgggtccatgcctagtttctgccatactaatttccagttttcccagcagtttttgtcaaataatgaattcttatcccaaaatttgggatctttgggtttgtcaaagattagattgctatttttattcactatcttgtcctgtgaacctaacctatgccactgatcaactagtctatttcttagccaataccaaatggttttggtagcACATTTTTCTATACCCTGCACACATTTTGGGGCTCTATGCTGAATCTAGAACCTCATCTTATCCTGATGCACAGCTTTTCCCTGCAATGAAAAATTCCACTATTATACCTCAGGCCAGACCCCCATTTTCAGTGTCTATAGATAGATCTATCTGCTTCTCTTTGAAAAATTGAGCTAAAAATAcacaatgtgattttttttcccttggatttcTTAGTCAGAATTGAGATTGGTgtattttctagctctttttgTAGGAGTTTTTAGAGTGAAACTCACTGTTACCTTTCCCCATTACTCCACAACTTGGCTCCACCAGATCTTTCTCTGACAACTTCAAGGCAGGTTGGAATGCAGTGCAATCTGTAGGCAGAAGGTAACAAATATGTCGGGAGTGGGACATAGTATGAGCAAAAATATGACATCAGAAGCACATGATTTTCTCATTTGGTAAATTAAGGGTTATAGtatgaaaagaaagcagaaaggagAAGCTCTTCCTTTCAAAAGGAAAACCTCTTCCTTCAAAAAGAGGTTCCTGTGCAACTATGTAGAGGTCTAGAGGAATTTATGAAATTTCAGAGATTCTGGGATTTCTATACCTGAACAGGGACTAGagctaccgtgtttccccgataataagacactgtcttattttttttttggacagaaaaacaccagagggcttattttcaggggagggcttattttaatgaacattgacagcaattttaataaacaggtaaatgtgaataaaaaaatgtacctttattcaataatgatcgTATCATCTTCTTCAACAACATCATCATAAGTGTCCGTACCCTGAATTCAGTCCTGGATGTCTTGCGCCTCCATTTCCTTCAGAAGAAGTGGACCCAATCTGTCAtgtccagcaatatcactgctgcagctctgattggatgcagctcagaGCGCGGCATGTGCTTCAtgtggaggggggggaggaacGGGGACGACGGTGCATACAGAGGGTACCATAATGTAGTGtgtagcgcaggggatcaccttCACTACAGTAGCAATCtcaatagggcttattttcgggggagggcttattttagaggAATCTTACACAgtaaggggagggcttattttcgggataggtcttattatcggggaaacacggtattacTTCTTTGTGCTTTCCACAGAGCATAGAATCAGGAGAAACAATAATTTGATTCTTGCCTCTGGAACTTAACTAATTTTGCTTAACCTATCTcagcctcaattcctcatctgcaaaatgggaacaataataccTAGAGAAACTCACAGAGGTATTGGTCAAGGTCAGCAAtacttaaactttaaaatatatagctgtcggtcattattgttattagtaGTTCCTCACTATTATTACTGATCTCCTCATACCCTGCATCCTGCCCTCAACTCCTCTTGCCCAAAGTAAAAAGCAATCATGGCAGCATCATAGCATGAAGAGAGGTAAGAAATGCAGCAGAACATTGGGGTGGCTAGTCTGGTTTTACCTGTGGCCCCAGGAAACAGACTCCATGGCTTTCTTGCTGTCCTGTAGTACTTGACTAGCATACTGACTTAGTGAGATATTGCAATGCACACCCTATTTTTAAATCCTTGATTTATGCCTTTCAGATGGGTCTTATTCAGCTAAGATGTATTGTGTGTATTCAGCTGAAAGAGaggaaatatttttctatgaCTCCAGCAATTTGTTTGCCTAGATCTCAATTACAAAATTAACAGGGCAGATTTTGTTGTCCTCATTGAACTCTGAAGATTACAATAAAAAGCTCTAATGAAGTGAGACATAAGCAATAAGAACTAAagacaataataatgacaaatggtttatttatttactgatgTTCATTTAGTAACCTAGCTCCATCATTTAGGTTTCAGAATTGgcgaagaaaataatttttaaattactattcAGCTCAAAGCCCTAGGCTCAAGCAAAGGGAATGTGTGAGTATATAGGGAAAGAAAGGTGTGGAAGATACTGTTCATGGCTGCTTAGTCCTTGataaagaagcctttcctgaaatAACTAAGCATAATTTGCTTGGGGAAAATAGTATTCAGCTGTAGTATTGCTGAATCATATTGCAGGATGGAATAGGAAAGAGGTGAGGACTAGGAAATGATTGTTAGTACCGAGATATTTGGAAACCCTGGAAGATATGACAGAAAATTGACAAAACAAACAGAGAATGCATTTACATCTAAGACCAATGTCCTAGCCTTCATAAAGCTTCCCTTTTTAAagtcttccctctcttcttttagaGTAAATCAAATTTATCCACTAATTTAATGAGGACTTATAATAAATAACTACTGTATACAGAGCATAATATTAGATGCTAAGAACACACAAAATTAAGAAGGGGATATTGCAAATATATCTGCAAATCCAAAAGAGATCAAGGGAGGAGACATAGATTTTTGGAGTCACCTACATAAAGATGGTAGTCGTGGGAGTAAAAAGAGGTTGCCAGAGGAGAGGatataaatacagaaagaaagaaggccAAGGACAGACCTTTGAGAGGCACTAATATCAATAAGTTAGAAATAAAATGAGGGAGCAGATAGAAAATGTAGTAtttagagcactggtcctgaactcaagaggacctaagttcaaatgtggcctcagacacttaacgcttcctagctgtgtgtccctgggcaagtcacttaaccccacttgcctcagcaaaataaacaaatgaatgaatgagcaaataaataggttattgaatgaataaataaataaatggaaaagaagaagaacaacaaatgACAGAAATGGAGGATGCCCCActagaaagatgaaaggaaaactaAGAGTATGGGGTCTCTGAAGacaaggggaaagaaaatatccagtatgaaataaaaaaaactgcATCAAAAACCTCAGAAAAAGTCAAGGATGATTGAATTTGGCAAACAGAAGGTTATTGATCTTTAAGAGTAATTGCAGTAGAAGGGGTGAGAACATGCCTTAGATAATGAGGAAGTAGAAGAAACATGCAACACTGACAACTTTTTCAAGAATTAAATTCTTGTGCAAGGAAAGGGAAAGTGAATGATTCTatggaacaaaagggaaagaaattgagagtcaaagaagttaagagaggtcATGTGAATTAGGTATTTTTTAAGATTGAGAGATCTGAGCACCTTTGCAGGTAGATGGAAAGAAGCCagtagagaggaagagaataaagattgtgagggaggagaggagatgaCTACtgaaaaaagaacctggacagaAAATGGGATAGAGGGCACAGGTAGAGGAATCAACCTTAGTGAATTATGGTATGTATTCTTACTGTTAATCAGAGGGAATGCATAAGACTGGTGATGTTTCAAGCTTTGaggatttaaaattttagtttatatGGAGGTagtcagagttaagtgacttgcccagggtcacacaattagtaaatacctgagactgaatttgaattcaggtctttctgactctagggccagtgttgtacccattgcaccacctacctgcccctaatCTAAATCTTCTCAATCATTTTAGTATTTACTATGCGTCAGGCAATTGTGCTAAGCACCCAATGATACAAGAATATCTcccttcaaggagctttcattccaGTGGGGGAAAAATAATACAGAAGATGGGGGGGGGGTATATTTCAATCTGCCATCAGgcatttcttttgtcatttcagTTGTTTGGGATTTTTCCCCcacctttatttatatttattgtgtaTGTAAGATAATAAGGACACTCCAGAAATGACAGCATTTTCTGAGACATTTTTGTAGGGAAGAAACAAATCAGGAATCACTTGCCATTGTGCCTTTGCTTTTACTTTACACTCTCTTATCTTCTCTTTTAGATTTTCATCGGAATATGCCAACATCGGCTTCTCTGCTAACAGTCCTAAAAAACATCGTTATAACCTGCCTGACAGTGACAGGCttactgtttgccttagttttattACTGTATATATTTGCTTCACTATGTATGAAGAGCCGGCCAAGGTGAGATAGCTTTTAGCACTCAGTTTTGAACAGGTCACATTCAGTATCCCAAATATCATGGCTAGAGAAGTATATAACTATATTAACTCTTATTCCCAGTGCAAAAAGCTTTCTTCAATGATTTTCATTCTGAGCACCTCCAGTTTTCAACTAGCTCATCATTAAGATCATATCTCTTCTTAAAAGTCAGTTCAGATTGGGTCCAACTGATGTCCTCTGAGATATGGTCATGTGTGGGAAATtggtagggaaaaaaataagattcaaatcaaagggtctgggttcaaatcctagttcgCATTTCTACCTATGTGTTTCTGGGCAAGACATTTCCCATTTCTGagtcttcaatttatttttctgtaaaatgggaggtaGGGGAGTTAAATTAGATAGCCTATGAGGTCCTTTCAGACATAAATCTTTTAGTAAAAGTAGCAAAAGAAGACAGTGAGAACAATAAGAGCCAAAAGAACAACCCAAGCTAAATAGTTCTAGAGAAGAAATATAGTAAATAGTGGAGGAGGAGACATTTTgccaaagaaaggaagagggaaaggataaAGAGTGTGAACAAATTGCTGATCACCAGCAGCCACTAACTAGTATAgaactttctcctctttcccagaTATTTGCCTTATTTTCCCCCTCTGCTGGAGAAAACCCATTTCTGAACACTTCTGGAAAtgtgatagaattttttttttctaccctgCACATTTGTAAGGGTGACCTTCCCAGGCAGGAAGAGTCATCTATATTATAAGATCTGAAGATTGTTAGTTAAGTTTGTGGGCCTCCAAAGTATTTCCCTGAGCTAGGTGCTATAGTACCTGAAAGTGCACTTTAATTAGAACTTAATTAATCAGAACTCAAATTAATTAGAATTTAATAGattaaattaattagaatttaatttaatttatgagAATTTAATTGCTGCTTTCTATGTGTTCTCTTTTCAAATGCCAACAGAATTGGTAAgaataaaaactatttcattACTACTATCTTTATGTGACTAATAATTGGCATTtctgtagcactttaaagttcatgggatcacagatttagagctagaagggaccttagaagccatgAAGAACAAACCTTGATTTTGTAAATGGGACActcagagattaaataatttgccccaaAACACAGTAAGTTTCTGAGGAAGGGTTGTACCTGGTCTTCCCTATTTCAAGGTTAGTGTCCGGTCCACTATAACATATCACCTGTCAAGGTTTACAAGACACTTTCCTTACAAATATCCTAGCAGGGAAGTACTAGAaagattattttccccattttgcagaagagaaaactgaagcttagaaaaGCCAAGTGACTTTTCATATTCACAAAGTTAAAAAGTATCAGAGCTGATATCCAATGCAGGTCTCTTCATTCCAAATCCATCATATGGTATTCCTCTAGACATGTgtaatagtttcattttatacTCCTTTCAGGAGGATCAGGAAAGTCAGAATATTAAAAAACTAGgtgtaaaaagtaataataacagctaacatctATGTAGCACCGGTTATATATGGGGCATTAAGaaaataagcactttacaaatatctcatttgattctcaaaccTTGGAAAGCAGGTGCTactattaattccattttacagatgagacaaacaGTAGTCAGGTGActggcccaagatcacatagctaatacatatatatatggggcaggatttgaactcatggattCCTGACTTTAGCCCTAGTACCCCATCATCTGTGCAACTTTAAGATCATaaagtaaaaagggaataaaaaagatGGGATCACAATGAAGAGATACtgtctcttttataatttttcccagaaatgATGATGCCATGCTTTTGTATTGCCTTGAAAGAACTCATTCCTTTGGTTTATTCCTTGGGAGAATGATGGTCATGGACACTGCCATCTATCACAAACACAAGAGGGAGTGGGGCTGGGATTGAAGATTTTCTCTGCTACCACTTTCCAGAAAGATGAATCCTACATCCTCTCTCCCAATTATAACTAACTTAGGACTCCTGTTTCTTACATGAGTTTGCAAGAATCTGTCCTATCATACAACTCAGACAATTAGGGTGACATACaggtgaatatatatattttactgatTGGAAAAAACAGGTTTcaacttctttgtattttattataggGAGCCTCCAGTAAACAACACATACAACATTTATATAactgaggaaatgaagaaaaattctgCCTCCCTTAAGGAAATattctcagaaaaaacaaaagaagagccATCTAGGATGAGAGTAGATTCCCAAAATCTCCAATATACACAGTCACCAGGAAATAACATCACAGAACCTGAGAGCAAATTAATTCAGAATTCTAACTTCAATAATAGAACTACTTTTTCTGGGGATTTCATGAAGGGACAGATAATGCCATTGAATGGATTCATAGTTCCAAGTTACGGAAACAAATCGAGAAGATCCAAAGATTTTGTTTCATCTTCTGAATTAAGTGACTCAGATGCTATCCAGACTATATTCCTAGCTAAACCAAATAATTACCAATTGCATGATATTCCAGGTTCTCAAGTGAATAtggaatatatgaagaaaaagtcTTCTAGTCTTAATGTTCGTGTGTCTCAGCAAGAACCAGACAACTTAGCTCATTCACAGCATTACCTGCATAATCTAGACGAGAAGTATCAGTATATTGCTTCCTCTGACAATGCTGAAGAAACACAATCTGATATATACCCATCTTCAAATACAACAGAGAACTCAGAACGGGCAAATAACCCTCAAATAAATAGGTCAACAATACTACGGAATGCTAGCTCTCCTTCCCATTCAGACTAGGACAGAGCATTACAAGAGTTCAAATTCTCATTTGTCAATGTATTTTAAGCCAGTCCTTTTACCACCTGAAATCATGGTAGAGCCCCCATAGAATCCTGGAAgtcatgtttttcttttgtaatctagccccaaaataaaaattatttttgatattggGCACCCACATTTTTTTAATGCTTAAGTTGTCTTTTGATGTGGTAATGACAATTTGCGACATATCAATCAACATTGCTTTTCTAAGAGTAAGAACAAAGCAAAGGTTGCCCAGGGTATGTTGGCACATTTCACCCATGAGCTAGATTTACATAGTCACGGGTATGAAAAATCTcaataaatcaagaaaatatcaatatttgCTTTACCAGAAACACTGGTCTAGTTTCTAGTtacaatttgaaaaagaaaaaacaaggtgAGTGTCTCCTGCAACAATGGAATCAGTGTTGATGACACGTAATGCTATCTTTATACTATTTGTATGGATGGTGTCCaggaagatatatatgtatatagttgtgTGCAAAGCCTTTAAGCCCAAATGGTAGCAGATACTGAAGctaaatatttaatgtatatatgtatatgtatatatatatatttgcatacacacatatgtttatgtatatactttacctatatatacatatatatgtaaacatttaggTTCATGATCTGCTACCATTTGGACTTAAAGGCTTTGCCCTCAAATTCTGTCCCAGGGAGAGTTGTGTTACAAAGACATTTAAAGTAACATACAATAGAGTTGGAAAGCACTTTAAAGAACATTCAGTACACCAAcctcttagttttataaattaatgaACTAAAGGGCTGGATAAATGACTCACCCAAAATCACACAATGTAAGTGACAGAAGAAGCTTGGGAATGTTGTCGTGACTGTAAGCTCACTATAAATCAATAGTGTGGCATGGCtgcttaaaaataattaaaaaaaaaaaactaatgtcaTCAGAGgctggattaaaatatattataataattcataCCTATAGCAATTGGCTCTCAGGTGGGGAGGCAGAATTTattacatacttttaaattttattttctccatcacttttaaaATCTAGCTAATAAaacaagccctgatttgtagcctTCACCAGTCTCCAAGATATGAGcgcttaggggcagctaggtggcttagtggatggataaagcaccaaccctgaagtcaggaagacctgagttcaaaactgatctcagacacaacacttcctgtgtgatcccgggcaagtcacttaaccccaattgcctcaggggaaaaaaagtgctCACACTGTACATTTAAAACAATAGAATCTTCACATGTCTGTTCAATCTGGCTTCAGCCTACACCTATTAAGCCTTCTCGAATGCCTGATGGTAAAACCAGAGAAATACTTGTTTCCTGAGAGATAaattaataaggggaaaaaatgggctTTTGGGCacatggccaacaagatggagAACTAGACCTTCTCTCTGATTTTCATATCTCAAATTTCTCCAAAATAGAAGTTGTGCACAAGACATAAAGCAATTTCAGTAAATTcaaaaagatggaaggagggagaagggaaaaggtttaagataaaagcaaatttattACCAATAGAGCAGGTATTCCAGAGAGGGTAGCTTTGAATAGTTGGGTAGCTTTGGGGTAAGATGTTGAGGAAaggttcatttaaaaatattttattatttatatggatGGAGAAAGGTGGGGATCTGTAGGTAGGCATGGCAAGAATCAACTACTGTTCAAGACTATCCATTTGAGAAATCCAAGGCATCTAGAAAATCTTGACTAAGGAATCTATACTCTGAGATGGTTGCTGGGATTTTTCCTCTAAAAAACTGGAAATCATATTTGTGGAGAGTGACCTTTAACTTAAAGCTTGTCACACAAGGTCATATATCCTGCAAAGATTTAAATGATGTTCCCTTTCTTTGTACTCTTGCAAATGATTCATCCTGATGGTTCTAATTTTATGACTGATGAAGCAGGTTTTAAAAGTTTCCACGTTTGAAGTGATCCTGGCCTTGGAAGTATAGCTATGAAAAATATGAATGGCTCATAATGACttgaaaaaattattaacaatGGAATGGGGATTGGGATCCTCAGctctgtttgaaaaaaaaaaaaaaaaagatattcttttgTGTGTGGCTTCCAGACCTATCTCAATTCTCAGGGCCACTAATGGAACATAAATGCAAGGACAGGTAAACTATAGGTGTTTATGAGAAATAAGGATAGATTAATCAGATGAAATCTTTAATAGGATTAAAGTTCCTCTTTGAAATAAGGCAAAGATGGGAAAAGGACCACAGACATATTCTAGGCACCTGAGTGAGGACCCCATAGTCTTATACTTCCCATTTACTTCAGTACTTTGCAAGATCctatgggaaataatttttaaccaTGAAGCTGAGATGGTCAGACTTGTGCAGAAGAAATGCTAACAGTACAAGAGTAATAgttggagggggcagctagggggcgcagtggatagagcaccagccctgaattcaggaggacccgagttcaaatctgctctcagacacttaacacttccagctgtgtgaccctgggcaagtcacttaaccccagcctcgggggggggggggggggggaagtaataGTTGTACAGCTCAGTGCCTTttcttaataattgtttaatccatgttttaatttaaattggttttttaaaagtcaaaagtaaaatgaaacaGCATGGGTAGTAGTAGAAAGCAAAATTAGAAGTACAAGACCCAGGATGCATTCATTATTTGGTTACTTTTTAACAATTCTATTCAGCAAAAACTAATAAAATGTCCATGTGTCAGGAACTGTACTATGCTAGAAATATGAGATGAAAAATgatctttgtcctcaaggagcttatactctaaTGAGGGAAGATGGTTCAGACTACTCACAAGTACTTTATCACCTAATTAGGCTTTTTGCTTGGTCCACTGATTTTTTTCCTGCTATTCTTAGTTCTTCACTTAGAGACTATGAGAACTCAGAATTATAACATTCAGCTCAGCACAGCTGCCAAGCCTTGTCATCACCATCCCCAAATTTGGAAATTGTTTTATGAGACCAGCATTAGGACCACATCTCTGACCAATGGCATAGCTAGGGGATGCTTTCCTATTGTCTGGCTTAATCCGTCCTGACATATCCAGCACTTACTCTAAACGTAGAATTCCCTTTTTGTGTCAGACCTTCTTAATATTACATTCTTAATGTACCCACTCTGGTGGGTCAAGGCTGTTTTGGAGTCAGCTCTAAATATTCTGGGAgccattattaaattttcaaagtgGGCATTTACACATCAGATATCAGCAATCACTATAAATGcatatttcatttattgttttgtcaatttctaaatttaataaattgctgttattgtttgtccttcattctcaaagaccaTCGACATCAaaaaggtgatgtcttgacttggtGCACTttatagattaaacttaaaagtttatttGCATATACTTTCCCTGCCTCAgcctggttgttaaatatttttaactaTCCCCCTGTATTCCTCTATTAACATTTCTCAAGTTCAGCAAGAGCACAattaaagagaagggagagaataagcatttatacagctcctattatgtgccaaggactgtgttaagtgcttgacAAAGAttgtctcatttgaccttcacagaACCCTGAGAGGAAGGTGCtgatattattcctattttatagttgaggaaactgaggcaaacagatttcaAGGGACTGACCTATGGTCACATATCTTAAaag from Sminthopsis crassicaudata isolate SCR6 chromosome 3, ASM4859323v1, whole genome shotgun sequence includes these protein-coding regions:
- the LOC141560811 gene encoding uncharacterized protein LOC141560811 isoform X2, which codes for MATLGQNEKQFIFKESLPANEKIAEAIGKARNVEKYAPDSPNNLWINQILNTLENHLGKNEDSKEDDLQDKNKDITELIKNFPESIDLDQTHEKQMSFSENSRVNISIIESILQTLKKNSDFHRNMPTSASLLTVLKNIVITCLTVTGLLFALVLLLYIFASLCMKSRPREPPVNNTYNIYITEEMKKNSASLKEIFSEKTKEEPSRMRVDSQNLQYTQSPGNNITEPESKLIQNSNFNNRTTFSGDFMKGQIMPLNGFIVPSYGNKSRRSKDFVSSSELSDSDAIQTIFLAKPNNYQLHDIPGSQVNMEYMKKKSSSLNVRVSQQEPDNLAHSQHYLHNLDEKYQYIASSDNAEETQSDIYPSSNTTENSERANNPQINRSTILRNASSPSHSD
- the LOC141560811 gene encoding uncharacterized protein LOC141560811 isoform X1, which gives rise to MTGVRANVTPVSFFVLLLHCWGGTEPQMLINDSVSDISKSHSRSMATLGQNEKQFIFKESLPANEKIAEAIGKARNVEKYAPDSPNNLWINQILNTLENHLGKNEDSKEDDLQDKNKDITELIKNFPESIDLDQTHEKQMSFSENSRVNISIIESILQTLKKNSDFHRNMPTSASLLTVLKNIVITCLTVTGLLFALVLLLYIFASLCMKSRPREPPVNNTYNIYITEEMKKNSASLKEIFSEKTKEEPSRMRVDSQNLQYTQSPGNNITEPESKLIQNSNFNNRTTFSGDFMKGQIMPLNGFIVPSYGNKSRRSKDFVSSSELSDSDAIQTIFLAKPNNYQLHDIPGSQVNMEYMKKKSSSLNVRVSQQEPDNLAHSQHYLHNLDEKYQYIASSDNAEETQSDIYPSSNTTENSERANNPQINRSTILRNASSPSHSD